A portion of the Streptomyces sp. NBC_01335 genome contains these proteins:
- a CDS encoding VOC family protein — MIAALDHVQLAAPPGSEHLLRAFYGGVLAMTEEPKPPVLAARGGCWFRTGPDAAPVRIHLGVEQGFRPAAKAHPGLRVTGIDALADRLAAHGAPVRWDDTLPGHRRFYSEDPVGNRLEFLEPDAGTAFGPRPDR; from the coding sequence GTGATCGCCGCACTGGACCACGTACAGCTCGCCGCCCCTCCCGGCTCCGAGCACCTGCTGCGCGCGTTCTACGGGGGTGTCCTCGCCATGACCGAGGAGCCGAAGCCCCCGGTGCTCGCCGCGCGGGGCGGCTGCTGGTTCCGGACCGGCCCGGACGCCGCCCCGGTCCGCATCCACCTCGGTGTGGAGCAGGGCTTCCGCCCCGCCGCCAAGGCCCACCCCGGTCTCCGCGTCACCGGGATCGACGCCCTCGCCGACCGCCTGGCCGCCCACGGCGCACCCGTCCGCTGGGACGACACGCTCCCGGGCCACCGCCGCTTCTACAGCGAGGACCCGGTGGGCAACCGGCTGGAGTTCCTGGAGCCCGACGCCGGAACAGCCTTCGGCCCGCGACCGGATCGGTAA